The following proteins are co-located in the Betta splendens chromosome 9, fBetSpl5.4, whole genome shotgun sequence genome:
- the zbtb34 gene encoding zinc finger and BTB domain-containing protein 34 isoform X3 codes for MDDGSYIEFDVPEFSNTVLTQLNELRLQGKLCDIIVHIQGQPFRAHKAVLAASSPYFRDHSALSTMSGLSISVIKSPEVFEQLLAFCYTGHMSLQLKDIISFLTAASFLQMQAIIDKCTQILESIHSKISLPVNVCSPEKDDSQTSRNGVNDSSLFVNPTQISPPYYSRQSQVAHGLGRGRPQQEEGQSDRGSSDSVSEHDTPMEGETEQVELIGKDGQVTDVHVKVEKVDRPTYSDSSSAGDDGYHTELVDGEQVLAVSVGSYGPVIQSATYSYSGLSSSCFVNLSNSSPSRSMLSGYRGGRARAKRPQVIPAGVLSHIKPSSDDSESAVGATGLENDVRERTLRSQWYPYNERLICIYCGKTFNQKGSLDRHMRLHMGITPFVCKFCGKKYTRKDQLEYHIRGHTDNKPFHCQICGKCFPFQGTLNQHLRKKHMGASDSGNHMDSPERTEGSSGQKDHEDTQEGMAFEAQYAEEAPANDIEESSKCSPAEAQA; via the coding sequence ATGGACGACGGCAGCTACATCGAGTTTGATGTGCCGGAGTTCAGTAACACTGTTCTTACCCAGCTCAATGAGCTGCGGCTGCAAGGGAAGCTGTGTGACATCATTGTTCACATTCAGGGCCAGCCCTTCCGAGCCCACAAGGCTGTGCTGGCCGCTAGCTCACCCTACTTTCGTGACCACTCGGCTCTCAGCACCATGAGTGGTCTTTCCATCTCGGTCATCAAAAGCCCCGAAGTATTCGAGCAGCTCCTTGCGTTCTGCTACACAGGTCACATGTCATTGCAACTTAAGGATATAATCAGTTTCCTCACCGCTGCCAGCTTTCTGCAGATGCAGGCCATCATCGACAAATGTACCCAAATCCTGGAGAGCATCCACTCCAAGATCAGCCTCCCAGTTAATGTCTGCAGCCCAGAGAAGGACGACTCGCAGACCAGCCGCAATGGGGTCAACGACAGTAGCCTCTTTGTAAACCCCACCCAGATCTCCCCCCCTTACTACTCTCGGCAAAGTCAGGTAGCACATGGCCTGGGACGGGGGCGACCGCAGCAAGAGGAAGGCCAGTCGGACCGTGGCAGTAGTGATAGTGTATCAGAGCATGACACTCCAATGGAGGGAGAAACCGAGCAAGTGGAACTGATTGGCAAAGATGGGCAAGTAACAGATGTGCATGTGAAGGTAGAGAAGGTCGACAGGCCCACTTACTCAGATAGTTCCTCAGCTGGTGATGATGGCTACCACACAGAGTTGGTAGATGGAGAACAGGTGTTGGCTGTTAGTGTAGGTTCGTATGGTCCTGTGATCCAGTCAGCTACCTATTCTTACTCAGGGCTGTCCTCCTCGTGCTTTGTCAACCTAAGCAACTCAAGTCCTTCTCGCTCGATGCTCAGTGGCTACAGAGGTGGGAGGGCCAGAGCAAAGCGCCCTCAGGTCATCCCAGCAGGGGTGCTGAGTCATATCAAGCCTAGCTCAGATGACAGTGAATCAGCTGTGGGCGCCACAGGGTTGGAGAATGATGTGCGAGAGCGCACCCTGCGGAGCCAGTGGTACCCATACAATGAGAGACTCATTTGCATCTACTGTGGAAAGACCTTCAATCAAAAAGGAAGCCTGGACCGCCACATGCGCCTGCACATGGGAATCACCCCATTTGTGTGTAAATTCTGCGGCAAGAAGTACACGAGGAAAGACCAGCTGGAGTACCACATCCGTGGCCACACGGACAACAAGCCCTTCCACTGTCAGATCTGTGGCAAATGCTTCCCATTCCAGGGCACACTCAACCAGCACCTGAGGAAGAAGCACATGGGAGCATCAGATAGCGGCAATCATATGGACTCTCCAGAGAGGACGGAGGGAAGCTCAGGTCAGAAGGACCACGAGGATACGCAGGAGGGCATGGCTTTTGAAGCGCAATATGCAGAAGAGGCACCAGCCAACGATATAGAAGAGAGTTCAAAATGCAGTCCAGCCGAGGCTCAAGCATAA
- the zbtb34 gene encoding zinc finger and BTB domain-containing protein 34 isoform X2, translated as MAAGKLEKHIQEMDDGSYIEFDVPEFSNTVLTQLNELRLQGKLCDIIVHIQGQPFRAHKAVLAASSPYFRDHSALSTMSGLSISVIKSPEVFEQLLAFCYTGHMSLQLKDIISFLTAASFLQMQAIIDKCTQILESIHSKISLPVNVCSPEKDDSQTSRNGVNDSSLFVNPTQISPPYYSRQSQVAHGLGRGRPQQEEGQSDRGSSDSVSEHDTPMEGETEQVELIGKDGQVTDVHVKVEKVDRPTYSDSSSAGDDGYHTELVDGEQVLAVSVGSYGPVIQSATYSYSGLSSSCFVNLSNSSPSRSMLSGYRGGRARAKRPQVIPAGVLSHIKPSSDDSESAVGATGLENDVRERTLRSQWYPYNERLICIYCGKTFNQKGSLDRHMRLHMGITPFVCKFCGKKYTRKDQLEYHIRGHTDNKPFHCQICGKCFPFQGTLNQHLRKKHMGASDSGNHMDSPERTEGSSGQKDHEDTQEGMAFEAQYAEEAPANDIEESSKCSPAEAQA; from the exons ATG GCTGCCGGCAAACTGGAGAAACATATCCAAGAAATGGACGACGGCAGCTACATCGAGTTTGATGTGCCGGAGTTCAGTAACACTGTTCTTACCCAGCTCAATGAGCTGCGGCTGCAAGGGAAGCTGTGTGACATCATTGTTCACATTCAGGGCCAGCCCTTCCGAGCCCACAAGGCTGTGCTGGCCGCTAGCTCACCCTACTTTCGTGACCACTCGGCTCTCAGCACCATGAGTGGTCTTTCCATCTCGGTCATCAAAAGCCCCGAAGTATTCGAGCAGCTCCTTGCGTTCTGCTACACAGGTCACATGTCATTGCAACTTAAGGATATAATCAGTTTCCTCACCGCTGCCAGCTTTCTGCAGATGCAGGCCATCATCGACAAATGTACCCAAATCCTGGAGAGCATCCACTCCAAGATCAGCCTCCCAGTTAATGTCTGCAGCCCAGAGAAGGACGACTCGCAGACCAGCCGCAATGGGGTCAACGACAGTAGCCTCTTTGTAAACCCCACCCAGATCTCCCCCCCTTACTACTCTCGGCAAAGTCAGGTAGCACATGGCCTGGGACGGGGGCGACCGCAGCAAGAGGAAGGCCAGTCGGACCGTGGCAGTAGTGATAGTGTATCAGAGCATGACACTCCAATGGAGGGAGAAACCGAGCAAGTGGAACTGATTGGCAAAGATGGGCAAGTAACAGATGTGCATGTGAAGGTAGAGAAGGTCGACAGGCCCACTTACTCAGATAGTTCCTCAGCTGGTGATGATGGCTACCACACAGAGTTGGTAGATGGAGAACAGGTGTTGGCTGTTAGTGTAGGTTCGTATGGTCCTGTGATCCAGTCAGCTACCTATTCTTACTCAGGGCTGTCCTCCTCGTGCTTTGTCAACCTAAGCAACTCAAGTCCTTCTCGCTCGATGCTCAGTGGCTACAGAGGTGGGAGGGCCAGAGCAAAGCGCCCTCAGGTCATCCCAGCAGGGGTGCTGAGTCATATCAAGCCTAGCTCAGATGACAGTGAATCAGCTGTGGGCGCCACAGGGTTGGAGAATGATGTGCGAGAGCGCACCCTGCGGAGCCAGTGGTACCCATACAATGAGAGACTCATTTGCATCTACTGTGGAAAGACCTTCAATCAAAAAGGAAGCCTGGACCGCCACATGCGCCTGCACATGGGAATCACCCCATTTGTGTGTAAATTCTGCGGCAAGAAGTACACGAGGAAAGACCAGCTGGAGTACCACATCCGTGGCCACACGGACAACAAGCCCTTCCACTGTCAGATCTGTGGCAAATGCTTCCCATTCCAGGGCACACTCAACCAGCACCTGAGGAAGAAGCACATGGGAGCATCAGATAGCGGCAATCATATGGACTCTCCAGAGAGGACGGAGGGAAGCTCAGGTCAGAAGGACCACGAGGATACGCAGGAGGGCATGGCTTTTGAAGCGCAATATGCAGAAGAGGCACCAGCCAACGATATAGAAGAGAGTTCAAAATGCAGTCCAGCCGAGGCTCAAGCATAA
- the zbtb34 gene encoding zinc finger and BTB domain-containing protein 34 isoform X1, whose amino-acid sequence MVICKTAAGKLEKHIQEMDDGSYIEFDVPEFSNTVLTQLNELRLQGKLCDIIVHIQGQPFRAHKAVLAASSPYFRDHSALSTMSGLSISVIKSPEVFEQLLAFCYTGHMSLQLKDIISFLTAASFLQMQAIIDKCTQILESIHSKISLPVNVCSPEKDDSQTSRNGVNDSSLFVNPTQISPPYYSRQSQVAHGLGRGRPQQEEGQSDRGSSDSVSEHDTPMEGETEQVELIGKDGQVTDVHVKVEKVDRPTYSDSSSAGDDGYHTELVDGEQVLAVSVGSYGPVIQSATYSYSGLSSSCFVNLSNSSPSRSMLSGYRGGRARAKRPQVIPAGVLSHIKPSSDDSESAVGATGLENDVRERTLRSQWYPYNERLICIYCGKTFNQKGSLDRHMRLHMGITPFVCKFCGKKYTRKDQLEYHIRGHTDNKPFHCQICGKCFPFQGTLNQHLRKKHMGASDSGNHMDSPERTEGSSGQKDHEDTQEGMAFEAQYAEEAPANDIEESSKCSPAEAQA is encoded by the exons ATGGTAATCTGCAAGACG GCTGCCGGCAAACTGGAGAAACATATCCAAGAAATGGACGACGGCAGCTACATCGAGTTTGATGTGCCGGAGTTCAGTAACACTGTTCTTACCCAGCTCAATGAGCTGCGGCTGCAAGGGAAGCTGTGTGACATCATTGTTCACATTCAGGGCCAGCCCTTCCGAGCCCACAAGGCTGTGCTGGCCGCTAGCTCACCCTACTTTCGTGACCACTCGGCTCTCAGCACCATGAGTGGTCTTTCCATCTCGGTCATCAAAAGCCCCGAAGTATTCGAGCAGCTCCTTGCGTTCTGCTACACAGGTCACATGTCATTGCAACTTAAGGATATAATCAGTTTCCTCACCGCTGCCAGCTTTCTGCAGATGCAGGCCATCATCGACAAATGTACCCAAATCCTGGAGAGCATCCACTCCAAGATCAGCCTCCCAGTTAATGTCTGCAGCCCAGAGAAGGACGACTCGCAGACCAGCCGCAATGGGGTCAACGACAGTAGCCTCTTTGTAAACCCCACCCAGATCTCCCCCCCTTACTACTCTCGGCAAAGTCAGGTAGCACATGGCCTGGGACGGGGGCGACCGCAGCAAGAGGAAGGCCAGTCGGACCGTGGCAGTAGTGATAGTGTATCAGAGCATGACACTCCAATGGAGGGAGAAACCGAGCAAGTGGAACTGATTGGCAAAGATGGGCAAGTAACAGATGTGCATGTGAAGGTAGAGAAGGTCGACAGGCCCACTTACTCAGATAGTTCCTCAGCTGGTGATGATGGCTACCACACAGAGTTGGTAGATGGAGAACAGGTGTTGGCTGTTAGTGTAGGTTCGTATGGTCCTGTGATCCAGTCAGCTACCTATTCTTACTCAGGGCTGTCCTCCTCGTGCTTTGTCAACCTAAGCAACTCAAGTCCTTCTCGCTCGATGCTCAGTGGCTACAGAGGTGGGAGGGCCAGAGCAAAGCGCCCTCAGGTCATCCCAGCAGGGGTGCTGAGTCATATCAAGCCTAGCTCAGATGACAGTGAATCAGCTGTGGGCGCCACAGGGTTGGAGAATGATGTGCGAGAGCGCACCCTGCGGAGCCAGTGGTACCCATACAATGAGAGACTCATTTGCATCTACTGTGGAAAGACCTTCAATCAAAAAGGAAGCCTGGACCGCCACATGCGCCTGCACATGGGAATCACCCCATTTGTGTGTAAATTCTGCGGCAAGAAGTACACGAGGAAAGACCAGCTGGAGTACCACATCCGTGGCCACACGGACAACAAGCCCTTCCACTGTCAGATCTGTGGCAAATGCTTCCCATTCCAGGGCACACTCAACCAGCACCTGAGGAAGAAGCACATGGGAGCATCAGATAGCGGCAATCATATGGACTCTCCAGAGAGGACGGAGGGAAGCTCAGGTCAGAAGGACCACGAGGATACGCAGGAGGGCATGGCTTTTGAAGCGCAATATGCAGAAGAGGCACCAGCCAACGATATAGAAGAGAGTTCAAAATGCAGTCCAGCCGAGGCTCAAGCATAA